The Paenibacillus sp. RUD330 genome has a segment encoding these proteins:
- a CDS encoding alpha/beta hydrolase, whose product MVHVYKEGRSKDIPTLVLFHGTGGTEHDLLPLAELISPESAVLSVRGSVLENGMPRFFRRLAEGIFDEEDLVRRTGELRDFLDEAAAKYGLDRSNMIAAGYSNGANIAASLIFHEAVSFRGAALHHPMVPRRGLKLPELNGLPVFIGAGTNDRICPPHETEELESLLAGAGADVDLRWENYGHQLTRTEVEAAAAWFAKHFLQG is encoded by the coding sequence ATGGTCCATGTATACAAGGAAGGCCGCAGCAAAGACATCCCGACGCTGGTATTGTTTCATGGAACAGGAGGCACGGAGCATGATCTGCTGCCGCTGGCGGAGCTGATCTCTCCGGAGTCGGCCGTGCTGTCGGTTCGCGGCAGCGTGCTGGAGAACGGGATGCCCCGCTTCTTCCGGCGGCTGGCGGAGGGCATCTTCGACGAGGAGGATCTTGTGCGCCGCACGGGCGAGCTGAGGGATTTCCTGGACGAGGCAGCCGCCAAGTACGGACTCGACCGCTCCAATATGATTGCCGCAGGCTATTCCAACGGGGCGAATATCGCAGCCAGCCTGATTTTCCATGAGGCCGTTTCCTTCCGCGGGGCGGCGCTCCATCATCCCATGGTCCCGCGCCGCGGCTTGAAGCTGCCGGAGCTGAACGGACTGCCGGTGTTCATCGGAGCCGGCACGAACGACCGGATCTGTCCGCCGCATGAGACGGAGGAGCTGGAGTCGCTGCTCGCGGGAGCCGGAGCCGACGTCGACCTCCGCTGGGAGAATTACGGCCACCAGCTGACGCGCACCGAGGTGGAAGCGGCGGCGGCTTGGTTCGCCAAGCATTTTCTCCAGGGCTGA
- a CDS encoding ring-cleaving dioxygenase translates to MAAALKGLHHFSAFTAKASLNYDFYTRVLGMRLVKKTVNQDDTSMYHLFYGDEKGNPGTELTFFEMPMAGRNRPGTSSISSLSLRVRSDEALEYWAKRLDEHGVDRDEVRERAGRATLAFRDPEGQRLVLVSDEHGAGVAAGTPWELSPVPQEYGITGLGPVQLTVANAQPTVAVLTELMGFRRKGAFPAYEEGQPDVIVLETGEGGSGAEVHVEERYDLERERLGRGGVHHVAFRVEDEEELRAWVGRIQSAGFPNSGFVDRFYFRSLYFREPNGILFELATDGPGFDTDEELSELGESLALPPFLEERREQIEAHLKPIDTRR, encoded by the coding sequence ATGGCTGCAGCATTGAAAGGCCTTCACCATTTTTCCGCTTTTACCGCCAAGGCTTCGCTGAACTATGATTTTTATACTCGGGTGCTTGGCATGAGGCTGGTCAAGAAGACCGTCAATCAGGACGACACCAGCATGTACCATTTGTTCTACGGGGATGAAAAGGGAAATCCGGGAACGGAGCTGACGTTCTTCGAGATGCCGATGGCAGGCAGGAACCGTCCCGGCACGAGCAGCATCTCGTCCTTGTCGCTGCGGGTGCGCAGCGACGAGGCGCTGGAGTACTGGGCGAAGCGCCTCGATGAGCACGGCGTCGACCGCGACGAGGTGCGGGAGCGAGCCGGCCGCGCCACGCTGGCGTTCCGCGACCCGGAGGGGCAGCGGCTCGTGCTTGTCTCCGACGAGCACGGAGCCGGAGTGGCTGCAGGCACGCCTTGGGAGCTGAGCCCCGTTCCGCAGGAATACGGCATAACCGGGCTCGGCCCGGTGCAGCTCACGGTCGCCAATGCGCAGCCGACCGTCGCCGTGCTGACGGAGCTGATGGGCTTCCGCCGCAAAGGCGCATTCCCTGCTTACGAGGAAGGCCAGCCTGACGTCATCGTGCTGGAGACGGGCGAGGGCGGCAGCGGGGCGGAGGTGCATGTGGAGGAGCGTTATGACCTGGAGCGCGAGCGGCTTGGCCGCGGCGGCGTCCACCACGTCGCTTTCCGCGTAGAGGACGAGGAGGAGCTGCGGGCTTGGGTGGGCCGCATCCAGAGCGCGGGCTTCCCGAATTCCGGCTTTGTGGACCGCTTCTACTTCCGCTCGCTCTACTTCCGGGAGCCGAACGGCATTCTGTTCGAGCTGGCGACGGACGGACCGGGCTTCGACACCGACGAGGAGCTGTCCGAGCTCGGCGAAAGTCTCGCGCTGCCTCCTTTCCTGGAGGAGCGGCGGGAGCAGATCGAGGCGCATTTGAAGCCGATCGATACGAGACGGTGA
- a CDS encoding NAD(P)/FAD-dependent oxidoreductase, with protein MAERLDSIIIGGGPAGMSAALVLGRARKNVLVIDEERPRNRVTHATNGFLTRDGISPGEFRKVAREQIAAYPSVRFIRDQAVGIAGSDGDFRMTTLNGGSYRSKKLLFASGKKDLPMNIPGLEDVYGRSAFVCPFCDGWELRDKPLALIVNGPQALHFAKLVSNWSRHIAICTNGPDELADEQREQLAARGIPLYASPIGQIESSDGLVTNVLLEDGTSVACSGIFFGAKLAPGSDLPVALGCSLNEQGVLDVDVLGKTNIPGVFGAGDAATPMNQAIVAASMGSVAAAGIVSELAEEEWASRI; from the coding sequence TTGGCAGAACGGTTGGACAGCATCATTATCGGAGGCGGACCGGCAGGCATGAGCGCCGCTCTCGTTCTGGGCAGAGCCCGCAAAAATGTGCTCGTGATCGACGAGGAGCGCCCGCGCAACCGGGTCACCCATGCAACCAACGGATTTCTGACGCGCGACGGCATCAGTCCCGGAGAATTCAGGAAGGTCGCACGGGAGCAGATCGCAGCTTACCCGTCGGTCCGCTTCATCCGCGATCAAGCGGTCGGGATCGCGGGCAGCGACGGCGACTTCCGGATGACGACCCTCAACGGCGGCAGCTACCGGAGCAAAAAGCTGCTGTTCGCCTCAGGCAAGAAGGATCTGCCCATGAATATTCCCGGGCTGGAAGACGTATACGGCCGCAGCGCCTTCGTCTGCCCCTTCTGCGACGGCTGGGAGCTGCGCGACAAGCCGCTCGCGCTGATCGTCAATGGCCCTCAAGCGCTCCACTTCGCCAAGCTCGTGTCCAACTGGTCGCGCCATATCGCCATCTGCACGAATGGACCGGATGAGCTGGCCGATGAACAGCGGGAGCAGCTGGCCGCGCGCGGAATTCCTTTGTATGCTTCCCCTATCGGGCAAATTGAATCCAGCGACGGCCTCGTCACGAATGTCCTTCTGGAGGACGGCACCTCCGTGGCTTGCAGCGGAATCTTCTTCGGCGCCAAGCTCGCGCCCGGCTCCGATCTGCCCGTCGCGCTTGGCTGCAGCCTCAATGAGCAGGGAGTGCTGGACGTGGATGTGCTGGGCAAAACAAACATCCCCGGCGTATTCGGGGCCGGAGACGCGGCCACGCCGATGAATCAGGCCATTGTCGCCGCCTCGATGGGCTCCGTCGCAGCTGCAGGCATCGTCTCCGAGCTGGCGGAAGAGGAATGGGCAAGCCGAATCTAA
- a CDS encoding Rrf2 family transcriptional regulator: MQFSKSTGYALHTLIHLAQAERGRYVGIKELASKQGLPESYLSKIMSKLRQDGIVRAVTGASGGYELARPGSEITFYDVISVVEGRQQMYECHSANDHQHELFTEAHASGCECLVKKVMDGAERQMLDYLKQHTIQGVLDAASFSCSAEHRA; encoded by the coding sequence ATGCAATTTTCCAAAAGCACAGGGTACGCCCTCCACACTCTCATCCACTTGGCCCAGGCGGAGCGCGGCCGGTATGTAGGAATCAAGGAGCTGGCCTCCAAGCAAGGCTTGCCGGAGAGCTATCTGTCCAAGATCATGTCCAAGCTTCGTCAGGACGGCATCGTCCGCGCCGTTACGGGAGCAAGCGGCGGCTACGAGCTCGCCCGTCCCGGAAGCGAGATCACCTTCTACGATGTCATCTCCGTGGTGGAGGGACGGCAGCAGATGTACGAATGCCATTCCGCCAACGACCATCAGCATGAGCTTTTCACCGAAGCCCATGCGTCCGGATGCGAATGCCTGGTGAAAAAGGTCATGGACGGCGCGGAGCGCCAGATGCTGGACTATCTGAAGCAGCATACGATCCAGGGAGTTCTGGATGCGGCCTCTTTCTCTTGCAGCGCAGAGCACCGTGCCTGA
- a CDS encoding ABC transporter ATP-binding protein, with product MAQLRTIELTKIYGAEPNQVKALDGVSMEAAEGEFVAIVGSSGSGKSTLLHMLGGLDIPSGGQVVVDGKSLFDMGDEERTVFRRRRIGFVFQQFNLIPILNVYENIVLPVELDGNKPDKEYLDYIVKTLGLAAKLDSLPGQLSGGQQQRVAIARALATKPSIILADEPTGNLDSRTSQEVVGLLKVTSKQFNQTIVMITHSEEIAQLADTVIRIRDGKVAGGHAR from the coding sequence ATGGCACAGCTCAGAACGATCGAACTGACGAAAATATACGGGGCCGAGCCCAATCAGGTGAAGGCGCTGGACGGAGTTTCCATGGAGGCGGCCGAAGGGGAATTCGTCGCCATTGTCGGCAGCTCCGGCAGCGGCAAGTCGACGCTGCTCCACATGCTCGGGGGCTTGGACATCCCTTCCGGAGGACAAGTCGTCGTGGATGGAAAATCCCTGTTCGACATGGGGGATGAGGAGAGGACCGTCTTCCGCCGGCGCCGGATCGGCTTTGTGTTCCAGCAGTTCAATCTGATTCCGATCCTCAATGTGTACGAGAATATCGTGCTGCCGGTCGAGCTGGACGGGAACAAGCCGGACAAGGAGTATTTGGACTACATCGTGAAGACGCTTGGACTTGCGGCCAAGCTGGACAGCCTGCCCGGCCAGCTGTCCGGCGGCCAGCAGCAGCGGGTTGCGATCGCCCGCGCGCTTGCGACGAAGCCGTCGATCATTTTGGCGGATGAGCCGACAGGCAATCTCGACAGCCGGACAAGCCAGGAGGTCGTCGGCCTGCTCAAGGTGACGAGCAAGCAGTTCAACCAGACGATCGTCATGATCACCCACAGCGAGGAGATCGCTCAGCTCGCCGACACGGTCATCCGAATTCGGGACGGCAAGGTCGCCGGAGGCCACGCGCGATGA